The DNA sequence TGTGCATCAGatgcattcttatttttatacgTGTAAAGTTGGGGAAGGGTGGGGTATGAATTTGTAAATCACCTTCTTAATACAGAGGGGATCACTGTGAAATGGCTTAAAAGAACTGATGCTTCCTGACTTATGACTATGGAGATAAGTTAGCCTCGAGAACAACCTATTTCTATCAGGATAGACGAGTTCAGTGATGAGTGATCGTTATGCTACCTTGTACTACTACCTAATTACCTTAACAGTCTTTGCTTTATATAATGTTTTCCTTCATTCTGTGCAGTACGTTTCCCTTCTATTCATTGGGATGATGATCGTCATATCTGTACGGGGATTCTTATCCAATTTGATGAAAGTAAGTTTCacttattttctcaaataagACTATTGGTTGTCTGATCTCAGAATCCATCTTACGTTGCTCTGACCTAACTCTTATGGCATTTGAACAGTTCTTTTTTGCTGTCTCGAGAGTTGGGAGTGGATCTTCAAGCAACGTTGTCCTTTTCCTCTCTGAAATAATGGGAATGTACTTTGTGTCTTCCATTTTATTAATCAGGAAAAGCTTGGCCACCGAGTACAGGTACAATTTCGTAAACCGACCTTTTCTCATTCTGGCTGTTCTGAGCCCGACTATACGATTGCTTACCTCAACTTGACTATGGATCTTCCCGCTTCTAGTTTTCGTTATGTCTGAAGTGGTGGTTGCTTTGCTTTGCAGGATGATCATAACAGATGTGTTGGGTGGTGACATTCAATTCGACTTCTACCATCGTTGGTTCGACGCAATATTTGCAGCAAGTTCTTTCCTCTCTCTGGTTTTGCTCTCTGCTCATTACACTTCTAAACAGGCTGACAAACATCCTATTGATTAATTTGTACAACTATTTTTATAGTCCCATTTTTTGTTAGAAATTTCCCTTTTAGTGTGGGTTTGTGGAACATTATATACAAGAGTggttaaatttgaaaatattattcacATTCCAGTTTGCACATGTAGTGATCTAATTTTTGTATGACGTTTGAGATTTGTTGGAATTTTTGCATGAAATatcagaaaaaagaaaataaaatgtgtttcATATTGAAGTGCGTGTTATTCAAGAACTTTTCACATAATTTAACTATTTCTCCTCCCCAAATTGTAACCTGTCAAATTTCATTCTCCTACTATCGATCTATATTTAACTACGAAATACGAATTATCAgaattataagtattaaaaaatgttaaataattatcatattaattTCCCAACATAAGTTTATAAGTATGTTAACAAATTATGACTTAAAATTCCAATGTTTCATAATGGGACATGTTTTGCCAAATTGGCACTCCAATTTCGCCAATTCAAGTTTACGCgtataattttatagattGAAACCTCACTATTTGTTGTGAGACTGTCGATCTTAATCCACAAATCCGATCGAGCAGGATTAATCCAATTCGCCGAAAATGGATTAGGAACACATGTGTTAAAATGGGCTAATTTCAAAAGactactaataaaaatttacaaatcaTTAGAGTCTTAAAATGTAGTCCGAATCACCTAATTCTTTTCCTGCACCATCTCCTGCTTCACTCGTCGcgaacaaaacaattaaacgtaatcaaaatcaagacttATAGAATGACTAGTGTGATAACGTGGACTCATGCCATCCTCATATATTTTCGTCTCAAACTCtcatatattttcttctcttctctttccAGCTTACAACCGTAATTCGAAGCTTGTAAAGTAGTCATCAATGGCGGAAGCATCGCTTGCAATTGGGCTGAGGACGGCGTTTGTGGTGCTCGGATTTCTAGCCACCGCCACCGTCATCTACACCGTCGTCACTGACGGCCTCCCTTTCCGCAAAGAGCTCCTCACCCCGTACCGcacctttctctctctctatctctagaTATTCAGTTGcagaaatatgaaattatgcACAAAATTgcttttataatattttactgCATCACTTGATCTCtgatttctaaaaaaattgagttcaTAATCGATTTCCCTACTGCTTTTTGTTCATGTACACAGTCCATATATTTTCAGACGATTTTAGTGTTTTGAGACTGTTAATTAGCATAATTCATATTGAATTTAGACTACaaatgagaaattggtaaTGATCTTGTTGATGCAGATGGATGGCAGCAACCTTAGTTGATTTCTATATCAATATCCTAGCCACAGGGGTATGCCCTTTCTCTCAAATATCACCTCAATCTAAGATTAACTATGTGATTCTAATGCATATGATGTTGGAATGAGTTTTAATTCCAAAATAAGCATCATCATCTCATTCTCATATTATGATATCAGATGTGGATAATCTACAAGGAATCTAACTGGATTTCCTCACTTGTTTGGATGGTTTTGCTTATATGTTTTGGAAGGTATGTATAGGCTCATTTTCTTCGTTTCGATCCTCTTTACTCCTTCATCGCCTCAGATGTTAAGTCGACATTACTAAACTTCCGTAACTCCTTCTCCTTTGCAGCATCACCACATGTTTGTACGTCGTTTTGCAGTTCCTAAGGCTCACTCCTCAAGAATCACAGTTAGATCCCATCTACTTTGTTTTGCTCAGAAATAAGAAAAGGTAAGTAACCATTATTTACTTGAGCATTAGTTAATTTGAGgtttatctgattttttttcatccaatGCAAAAATGTTTGGTGTTCTGTTTCTCTTTGATTAGACATGCATAGTGAAGAATTTGTTATGTAGAAATACACTCACTCTTTCGAGTTTTTTGCTATAGTCCTTCTACGGAGGAAGTGGAGTCGAAGAAGAGTATACTATCCGTTGTAGGTGCGCGGTTTCTTTTCTCTGTCTTGGGCTGTCTCATGGTAGCTACATTGGTTTACACCATCGCCACAGATGGCTCACCCTTTCGCCAAGAGCTTTTGACTCCGTAAGCCCTTCCCCAAACGCGTTCATTAAATCGTCTTATATCTTCACAGTGTCAAAGCTCTGCTCATACTTTTGATCTATTTACACTTGTCCTATATTTCTGTTCGTGTTTCGTCCTCTCTTGTATTAATCCTACGTTTTGACAATGTCTGCAGGTGGATGTCAGCGACGCTCATTGATTTCTATGTTAACGTGATTGCTATATCGGTAGGCACTGCTGCAAGATTCTTCCAAAATGGAGTTTGATTTGAAAAGTTGTGTTTTAGCAAGTTGGTTTGATGAAATCCTTTCTGTGATAGGTTTGGGTGGCGTATAAGGAGCCGAGCTGGATGAGATCAGCATTATGGatcattttgttgatatgcTTCGGAAGGTATGAGGCTTCTCCGGTTAGGGTTAGGTGTCGGAACGATTATAAATCAAGACGTGGTGTCATTAttgcaataattcaaaaagTATTTGTGTCGAAATTGCAAAATGAGACAGAGTTCATGATATATTAGCAAATAGTAgttcataaatttatactGAATATTCGATTTTGTCTCAGTGCTACCACGTGCGCTTACGTTGCCCTACAGCTCTTCCGTCTCTCGCCTCAGGACCCCGTGCACTTTGTTCTCTTCAACAGTGACAGCAGGCAAGTTCATGATGTGCGTCTAGCGTTTTGATTGTGTTATATTTCGTGTTTCAGTCGGATTCATTAGTCGCGTAGCCTATTCGTTGCAACTGTAACGTAGTTTACACGACTAAATTAATCTGAATAGATCTTTTCTTGATTATGCCAGGGCAGTAAACGACGGCTATAAAGGAACTCTACAAAAGGAAACATATACAAAGCTTGTTAGGTGAAATTGGAATTTTTGAACAAGATAAATGCTGATACGCTTTTAtggaacaatttttttttttttttcatgtgaaTAATATTGCAATAGTGCTTTCTAAATTTTCGAATGTGGGATGAGAAATGAGCTGAAAATATAGTGTAAAATTTAGATGCATGGACAAACTATGAATGTAAAAGCACCATATCCTGACAAATGTTTCGTTTATACATTTTCTTTAAGATAAATATTAGTTGCACACTTCGGttaattataacaaattttatcattattctGATAATAGTTCTTGTGAAAAGAAAGACTTTTTCTTGAGGGAACAACAGTGGATTGATTAAAAGTATTGTTAAAAGAAAGgcttaatattgaaataattaactaaactCTGAAATATCACATATCAAGAATCAAAATAACCATCATACActgataaatatataaatacatggaTAAATCCAATTCTTTCACTCTTATTTGTTACATGAAAAATcgaagaaataaataattttgattaaggAGAAGCGTAAAATCGGAAATTTAATTtgcctaaaattaaaaaaaatgttaaatatacttatcttattaatttcctaattaacaaattatgGCCTAACATTCCACTTTTGAATAGTGACATGTTGCAAATTAGCACTCCAATTTCTACTATTCAGACCATCTTTGACTTTGATTTGCACATTGGCAATCCAAtttgtacaaattttaaactttgtTTTGCACATTGGCACTCCAATTTGTACAATTTATATACCATTTTTAACTTTGTTTTGCCAATTTTTATACTACCATATTTGACTTTGCCTACTATGTCAGggatataaaaagaaaacagagaATCGAAAACCGgatatctgaaagtcgtgTTTATCACTTTCAGATTAAATCAATTTCGGGGTTCCACCAAAATgtttgatcggataaaattcagagtATTAGAATCTCATATGGTTGTATATTCGATAATGAATGAACCAGAAAATGAtcagtagaagaagaagatgaaacaaGTGCAATGAAACATTGCAACTGTTGGGAAATGAAACCGAAAATAACCGAAATTCAAAGGTTtccaaaattgcaatttagTCCTTCGACTTTCCAAAATTCAATGGTCAGCTCGACCCCAGCCAGGGGCTGccgccccttggaccccgctacccgggggcgctgcccccggacccccATTCATCTATCTAGGAGCTTCGCTCCTAATATTATAacgaattcaaataagcgtgcactccgcacctccatacttaaaatgatgtatcattataacaataaccgATCATTCAAGTTAATCCagttacactaaaatatctaacATACTAGTGTTTTAAGACGATGTTTTTGATGTTTCAGTTCATGTCATTTAGTCACGTGCATAATTGACTAATTGTCTTGGATTTCCAACTTACCAACTAATCAAACTCTCATCCTCGTCTCTctcattataaatatatatacatagagaTCCAGCTTAGAAGCGTAATTCAGAGCTTGCAAAGTAGTGATCTATGGCGGAAGCAAGGCTGAGGGCGGCGTTTGCGGTGCTCGGATGTGTAACCACCGCCACCATCACCTACACCGTCGTCACTCATGGTTTCCACAAAGAAATCTACTCCCCGTATTTACACATCTCTCTGATTTCTAAAACTAATACAATTTGAACtcaaaattcacaattttagtagcatcttttattttgaatatagaCAAAACAATAATGATGAAGTTGTTGATGCAGGTGGTTCACATCATCCTTGATTGATTTCTATATCAATACCATAGCCATAGGGGTATGCCCTTTCTCTCCAATGTCATACTAATGCATATGGCATCATCTCATTCTCATATTATGATATCAGATGTGGATAATCTACAAGGAATCTAGCTGGATTTCTTCACTTATTTGGATGCTTTTGCTTATATGGTTTGGAAGGTATGTGTTGTGAGAACAACTGGTGTGGGCTATACAGTGTAAACAGGCTCTCTCACCTAACAGGCTAGTTCTGTATTAGTATGTATAAACTCTTCTTCTTTGTCA is a window from the Salvia hispanica cultivar TCC Black 2014 chromosome 1, UniMelb_Shisp_WGS_1.0, whole genome shotgun sequence genome containing:
- the LOC125201551 gene encoding uncharacterized protein LOC125201551 isoform X2 → MAEASLAIGLRTAFVVLGFLATATVIYTVVTDGLPFRKELLTPWMAATLVDFYINILATGMWIIYKESNWISSLVWMVLLICFGSITTCLYVVLQFLRLTPQESQLDPIYFVLLRNKKSPSTEEVESKKSILSVVGARFLFSVLGCLMVATLVYTIATDGSPFRQELLTPWMSATLIDFYVNVIAISVWVAYKEPSWMRSALWIILLICFGSATTCAYVALQLFRLSPQDPVHFVLFNSDSRQVHDGSKRRL
- the LOC125201551 gene encoding uncharacterized protein LOC125201551 isoform X1; this encodes MAEASLAIGLRTAFVVLGFLATATVIYTVVTDGLPFRKELLTPWMAATLVDFYINILATGMWIIYKESNWISSLVWMVLLICFGSITTCLYVVLQFLRLTPQESQLDPIYFVLLRNKKSPSTEEVESKKSILSVVGARFLFSVLGCLMVATLVYTIATDGSPFRQELLTPWMSATLIDFYVNVIAISVWVAYKEPSWMRSALWIILLICFGSATTCAYVALQLFRLSPQDPVHFVLFNSDSRAVNDGYKGTLQKETYTKLVR